In Dehalogenimonas etheniformans, one genomic interval encodes:
- a CDS encoding glycosyltransferase, with the protein MTKPHLTIVIPSYKEAANIPSLLEKIHSALGDYPYDVLVIDDNSPDGTAEVARGLAEKYPVSVVVRKDKRGLASAVVDGFKLAGGDIVAVMDADLQHPPEVLPRLVRAIEGGADLAVASRYVPGGSVGNWSATRRVISRGAVLMSHVLLPSTRGIKDPMSGYFMLRKDVISEVALSPVGYKILLEVICLGCPRTTVEVPFIFENRRAGVTKLSMITQTDYLRHLLSLMRRTGELNRIVKFVAVGGSGTLVNLGLLAILKEWAGLYYLVAGAIAFEVSVVWNFLLNDRFTFGDRKRPEGTFLGRLLRFNVTSLGGFIIYIGILALLTQVFGLFYIISAAIGIVVGFGWNFMVNSAWTWR; encoded by the coding sequence ATGACTAAACCGCACCTGACCATCGTCATTCCCAGTTATAAAGAAGCGGCCAATATTCCTTCTCTGTTGGAAAAGATCCATTCCGCCCTGGGTGATTACCCGTACGATGTTCTCGTTATCGATGATAACAGCCCCGACGGGACGGCGGAAGTGGCCCGCGGACTGGCTGAAAAATACCCGGTTAGCGTTGTGGTCAGGAAGGACAAGCGCGGGCTGGCCTCAGCCGTCGTCGACGGCTTCAAACTGGCCGGCGGCGATATTGTGGCGGTGATGGATGCCGACCTTCAACACCCGCCTGAAGTTTTACCCAGATTAGTCAGAGCCATCGAAGGCGGTGCCGACCTGGCCGTTGCCAGCAGGTACGTCCCAGGCGGCAGCGTCGGCAACTGGTCTGCTACCCGCAGGGTGATCTCAAGGGGCGCGGTTCTGATGTCTCACGTGCTTCTACCCTCGACCCGAGGCATTAAAGACCCAATGAGCGGCTATTTCATGCTAAGAAAGGACGTCATCTCAGAAGTCGCCCTTAGCCCGGTAGGTTACAAGATCCTGCTCGAGGTCATCTGCCTGGGTTGCCCCAGGACGACGGTCGAGGTGCCGTTTATTTTCGAGAACCGCCGCGCTGGGGTTACCAAACTCTCTATGATCACCCAGACCGATTATCTGAGGCACCTTCTCTCACTCATGCGGCGGACCGGGGAGTTAAACCGCATAGTAAAATTTGTGGCTGTCGGCGGGAGCGGAACCCTGGTCAACCTGGGGCTGCTGGCCATTCTCAAGGAATGGGCCGGTCTTTATTACCTGGTGGCTGGGGCAATCGCTTTCGAAGTGTCGGTGGTCTGGAATTTTTTACTGAACGACCGTTTCACCTTTGGCGATCGCAAACGGCCGGAAGGCACCTTCCTGGGCCGTCTTTTGAGGTTCAACGTCACCAGCCTTGGCGGTTTTATCATTTATATCGGGATTCTGGCCTTGCTAACCCAGGTTTTCGGGCTATTTTACATCATCTCGGCGGCAATAGGCATCGTCGTCGGCTTCGGTTGGAACTTCATGGTCAACAGCGCCTGGACCTGGCGTTAA
- a CDS encoding Crp/Fnr family transcriptional regulator: MPREGAPLIIWTMAEPLVPELSVLNKQELIRHSPYFKGLSPKEFSVIEGMALEERFERDAMVVSEGDLSRKVYLVASGAVKIFGTSAEGKEQILAIARPGDSFNDVAAFDGGEAQATAQALTPLIVFAINGRVLLEQACQLGPLAANIIGALGVKVRQLGDLVADLSFRPVSGRLARILVTQVDLPNTPYLTQRDLAAMAGTAREVVARALKGMEDDGLIKVERHRIEIVNRRELEKIAL; this comes from the coding sequence TTGCCACGTGAGGGCGCGCCACTTATAATCTGGACTATGGCTGAACCGTTAGTCCCTGAATTGAGCGTTCTGAACAAGCAGGAACTGATAAGACACAGTCCCTATTTCAAGGGGTTATCCCCCAAAGAATTTTCTGTGATCGAGGGGATGGCGCTGGAAGAACGTTTTGAACGGGACGCTATGGTAGTGTCGGAAGGGGATTTGAGCCGCAAGGTTTATCTGGTAGCCTCGGGAGCGGTGAAAATTTTCGGGACTTCAGCAGAAGGTAAGGAACAAATCCTCGCCATCGCCCGCCCAGGCGACAGCTTCAACGATGTCGCTGCTTTTGACGGCGGCGAGGCTCAGGCCACTGCTCAAGCGCTCACGCCATTGATTGTTTTTGCAATCAACGGCAGGGTACTTCTCGAACAGGCTTGCCAGCTTGGCCCGCTGGCGGCGAACATCATTGGGGCTTTGGGGGTAAAGGTCCGCCAGCTTGGCGACCTGGTCGCCGATCTATCGTTCCGTCCCGTATCCGGCCGATTAGCCCGGATATTGGTGACCCAGGTTGATCTGCCCAACACGCCATACCTGACCCAGCGGGACCTGGCAGCCATGGCGGGGACGGCCCGTGAAGTGGTGGCGCGCGCCCTGAAGGGGATGGAGGACGACGGCTTGATCAAAGTCGAACGACACAGGATCGAGATTGTAAACAGGCGGGAACTCGAAAAGATCGCCCTATGA
- a CDS encoding ferredoxin, giving the protein MINIEINQKLCGHCHLCVASCHNGGLALENGIIVADSSADCRDCRTCESICERNAISWYYEIVLKNPEPAD; this is encoded by the coding sequence ATGATCAATATCGAAATCAATCAAAAACTATGCGGTCACTGCCACCTCTGCGTCGCGTCTTGCCACAATGGCGGACTGGCACTCGAGAACGGGATTATCGTCGCCGATTCTTCTGCTGATTGCCGAGATTGCCGGACGTGTGAGTCGATCTGTGAACGAAATGCAATAAGCTGGTACTATGAGATCGTACTTAAAAATCCCGAGCCAGCCGATTGA
- a CDS encoding YihY/virulence factor BrkB family protein has protein sequence MTPLSLKSSINRLKDRILSFVAVRVSVGTIEELGRNDASHLAAGVAYFAVLSLFPLLLGFISLAGLFLPSESVQQAIIRFIQQNLPISPDVVSENIQSIIAARGAVGIFSILALIWTSSNMFTSMGVALNRSCGVCDRTPFYLRKPRDIVFALAAGFLFLLSGVLPTAFSLIPEVDIPFFGTSASFILIAVGSVITFFVFIVLYTYLPAVRSKWRHIWPGALVATVLFEIIRISFILFVVQFNRYNIIYGTIGSAIALMVWIYLSAFIMLAGSSFNGELRRWREGTLKLDADKPL, from the coding sequence ATGACCCCGCTATCTTTGAAAAGTAGTATCAACCGTCTCAAAGACAGGATATTGTCTTTTGTCGCTGTCAGAGTTTCCGTGGGCACGATTGAAGAACTCGGCCGCAACGACGCATCACATCTCGCCGCCGGGGTAGCCTACTTCGCTGTCCTGTCGCTTTTCCCGTTGCTTCTCGGTTTTATCTCCCTGGCAGGTTTGTTTCTTCCCTCGGAGTCGGTCCAACAGGCAATCATCCGCTTCATCCAGCAAAATCTGCCTATCTCACCAGATGTCGTCTCCGAAAACATCCAGAGCATCATCGCCGCCCGCGGCGCTGTGGGCATTTTCAGCATCCTAGCCTTGATCTGGACCAGCTCGAATATGTTCACCTCCATGGGCGTGGCGCTCAACAGGAGTTGCGGCGTTTGCGACCGGACCCCATTTTATCTGCGCAAACCGAGAGATATAGTATTCGCTCTAGCGGCTGGTTTTCTGTTTCTACTCTCCGGTGTTTTGCCCACGGCTTTCAGCCTGATCCCCGAAGTCGATATTCCGTTCTTCGGTACATCAGCCAGTTTCATATTGATCGCCGTAGGTTCGGTCATAACCTTTTTCGTCTTTATCGTGTTGTACACCTATCTGCCAGCCGTCCGAAGCAAATGGCGGCATATCTGGCCTGGGGCGCTCGTAGCAACCGTGCTGTTCGAAATTATCCGGATAAGCTTCATCTTGTTCGTCGTCCAATTCAACAGGTACAACATAATTTACGGCACCATCGGTTCGGCTATAGCCCTGATGGTCTGGATTTACCTTTCCGCATTTATCATGCTAGCGGGCAGCTCTTTCAACGGAGAGTTGCGCCGATGGCGGGAAGGCACTCTGAAATTAGATGCCGATAAACCCCTATAA
- a CDS encoding AI-2E family transporter, with protein sequence MQIRHILSRHWRSVVFFVCLIVFSVVVYKLRSVLLPFMIGLLIAYILRPVVLWLEKYTLFPTWLQKQKRAIIVLILFIFIAIFLVIVVTYTVALTANTVSQLFANAGDIINSVTSHLSNWLNGLREHLSPEIRARIDDIVAGASTSVSDAVKNTFQRSISLVPATIGFIFGFAIMPVFVFYLLKDWEKIRDGIYKELPAAASIHTRNILGIVGRVLGRYLRAELVLGSIVGGVTFIALLIMGVNFPLALFLGLLAGFFEAVPTIGPWISGFFAAVLILATYPELIFWVIGLFLVVQLLENNLLVPRIQGDAQRIHPALSLVLLILGAYFAGLWGIILAIPLTATIIRIFQYTEDAARFEDHLPLRHHDPAIFEK encoded by the coding sequence GTGCAAATACGCCATATTCTTAGCCGGCACTGGCGGTCCGTTGTTTTTTTTGTTTGTTTAATCGTCTTTTCCGTTGTGGTCTATAAGCTAAGAAGCGTTCTCCTGCCATTTATGATCGGGTTGCTCATCGCTTATATCCTTCGACCGGTGGTGCTATGGCTGGAAAAATACACTCTGTTTCCAACCTGGCTGCAAAAGCAAAAACGCGCGATCATCGTCCTGATTCTTTTCATTTTCATCGCTATCTTTTTGGTCATCGTGGTGACCTATACTGTGGCGCTCACCGCTAACACGGTTTCGCAGCTATTCGCCAATGCTGGGGACATCATCAACTCCGTGACCAGCCATTTGTCCAATTGGCTGAACGGCTTGAGAGAACACCTTTCACCCGAAATCAGGGCGCGCATCGACGACATCGTCGCTGGAGCTTCCACCAGCGTCAGCGACGCCGTCAAAAACACGTTCCAACGAAGCATTTCCCTGGTTCCGGCGACGATCGGCTTCATCTTCGGTTTTGCCATCATGCCTGTATTCGTCTTTTACTTGTTAAAGGACTGGGAAAAGATCCGCGACGGAATCTACAAGGAACTACCTGCGGCGGCCTCGATCCACACTCGAAACATCCTGGGCATCGTCGGGCGAGTGCTTGGGCGCTACCTCCGAGCCGAGTTGGTACTGGGCAGTATCGTCGGAGGCGTAACCTTCATTGCCCTATTAATCATGGGGGTAAATTTTCCCCTGGCACTTTTCCTTGGCCTTCTGGCGGGATTTTTTGAGGCGGTGCCCACTATCGGTCCCTGGATAAGTGGTTTCTTTGCCGCGGTCCTGATCCTGGCAACATATCCGGAGCTCATTTTCTGGGTCATCGGACTGTTTCTTGTGGTTCAGTTGCTGGAAAACAATCTGCTGGTGCCGCGCATCCAGGGTGACGCTCAGCGCATTCATCCAGCCCTTTCCCTGGTGCTGCTGATCCTGGGGGCCTATTTTGCCGGGCTCTGGGGCATCATCCTGGCCATTCCTCTGACCGCTACCATAATCCGGATTTTTCAATACACCGAAGACGCTGCCAGATTCGAAGACCATCTGCCTTTAAGACACCATGACCCCGCTATCTTTGAAAAGTAG
- a CDS encoding YtxH domain-containing protein yields the protein MSNDSSGNFALGLLLGVAVGVGIGLLYAPQTGSATRSMLKEKAVELSERAEEFAENVREGAASAKRNLESRLPHGET from the coding sequence ATGTCTAATGATTCGTCCGGTAATTTTGCTCTGGGACTCCTCCTTGGTGTCGCGGTGGGAGTCGGCATCGGCCTGCTTTATGCGCCGCAGACCGGGTCGGCAACTCGTTCGATGCTAAAAGAGAAAGCTGTCGAACTCAGCGAGCGGGCCGAGGAATTTGCAGAAAATGTCCGCGAGGGAGCCGCTTCGGCCAAGCGCAATCTCGAGTCGCGGCTGCCCCACGGCGAAACCTGA
- a CDS encoding phosphatase PAP2 family protein: MEALIAVDKALSLFINSLAGRWTILDEVIKGLANDYFLIVGASLGLLLLWFGTSEIRQRETNQKLALQAMASLGIATGVVAILNEFVFRPRPFNEIAVTTLLYQPTDSSFPSNSAAILFGIAFAVWLGNKQAGKVFLIVAAIHSFCRIVAGMYYPLDIIGGAAVGGAVALFVRWLFARLDFFVNFLLRLARAVFLA, from the coding sequence GTGGAGGCGCTGATAGCTGTCGATAAAGCCCTGTCTCTGTTTATCAACAGCCTCGCCGGCCGATGGACAATACTGGATGAGGTCATAAAGGGACTGGCTAACGACTATTTTCTTATCGTAGGCGCCAGCCTCGGGCTGTTGCTGCTTTGGTTTGGTACGTCAGAGATACGGCAACGGGAGACGAACCAAAAACTGGCCCTCCAGGCTATGGCGAGCTTGGGAATCGCCACCGGAGTGGTGGCCATCCTGAATGAATTTGTGTTCCGCCCACGACCTTTCAACGAGATCGCAGTGACGACACTGTTATACCAGCCGACCGATTCGTCTTTCCCCTCCAATTCCGCGGCGATCCTGTTCGGCATCGCCTTTGCTGTTTGGCTGGGCAACAAACAAGCAGGTAAAGTGTTTTTGATCGTAGCCGCCATCCATTCTTTTTGCCGCATCGTCGCCGGCATGTACTATCCCCTGGACATCATCGGCGGGGCGGCCGTCGGAGGCGCCGTGGCCTTGTTCGTACGATGGTTGTTCGCCAGGCTGGATTTCTTTGTCAATTTCCTGCTCAGGCTGGCCAGGGCTGTTTTTTTGGCTTGA